GATGCACATCCGCGCCGTCTCCGCATCCAGCACCGTCCCCGCCCCAATCAGGATCTCCGGCCGCTGCTCCGCCAACCGACGCATCACCTCGATCGCCCCCGGCACCGTCATCGTCACCTCAAGCACCGTCACCCCACCCGCGGCAATCGCATCAGCCAGCGCCATCGCCTGGTCGACCGAATCCGCCCGCAGCACCGGCACCAGCCCAATCTCCCGCAACTCCCGCAGTACCGCAGTCTTCTCCATAAATCTCCTTGATCTCAACTCTACCGCTGCACTCCAGCCGCCCCACCCGCCATCAACCGCTCCACCTCACTCAGCGTCGCCATCGAACTGTCTCCTGGAGTCGTCATCGCCAGAGCCCCATGCGCCACTCCGCAATCGAGAGCCCACTGCATTCCCTTCGCATCCAACAACCCGTAAATCAAACCTGCAGCAAAGGAATCCCCACCCCCGACACGGTCGAATACCTCAAGATCATCGAACCGAATACTCTCGTAAACTCTTCCCTCGGCATAACCAAAAGCCGCCCAGTCATTCCGGTTCGCGGTCTTTGGCCTCCGCGTAGTTGTCGCAATCACCTTGATATTCCTAAACTCGCCGCGCACCCGCGCCGCCATCTCTCCATAGCTCTCATAGCTATGCCACGGCGCGCCTTGGGAAGATTCACCAAGCACCGCCGCCAAATCTCCCTCATGCCCAAACATCACATCAACAAACGGAGCAAGCATCCGGTTCACATCGCTCGCCCCCTGCCGCTCACCGGCATTCTTCCACAGCGAAGGCCGATAGTTACAGTCATACGACACAACCACCCCATGCCCCTTCGCCGCCACCATCGCCTCTCGAGCAACCGCCGGAGCCTCCGCCGACAACGCACACATCACGCCACCCGTATGAAACCAACGCACGCCTTCTCCGCCAAAGATCGCATCCCAATCCACCTGTCCAACCTTCATCTGTGAGATCGGCGTATGTCCCCGATCCATCATCCCCATCGCACCACGCAATCCAAATCCACGCTCCAAAAAGTAGATCCCATTGCGCGCCTCTCGCCCAACCCCGTCATACTCCATCCAGCGGAGATGTGACAGATCGACGCCGCCCTGCAGCATCAGATCCTCCAGCAGTCGGCCCACCGGATTATCCGCAAGCGCCGTCACAATCGACGTCCGTTGCCCAAAGCATCGACGCAACCCCCGAGCCACGTTGTACTCGCCGCCACCCTCCCACACGCGAAAGTTTCGCGCTCCCGCAATCCGCTCTTCGCCCGGATCAAATCGCAGCATCACCTCACCGAGACTCAACAGGTCCCATCTGCATTCACTCGCTATACGAATCGTCAAACCGGCCGAGGTATCACTCATCTCAGATCCGCGATCGCGACCGCGTCCATATCGTCATAAGCCTGATTCTCTCCACCCATTCCCCAACAGAACGCATAGTTCTTTGTCCCAACCCCCGCATGAACCGACCACCCCGGCGACACCACCACTTCCTTATCCGCCACCACCAAGTGACTCGTAGCGTCCGGCGGCCCCATCAAATGCAGTACCCGGTGCGCAGGATCCACATCGAAATAAAAATACACCTCACTCCGTCTCATATGCGTATGCGGAGGCATAGTATTCCAGTTACTCCCCGACTCCAACAACGTAAAACCCATCACTAACTGGCAACTCTTGATCCCGTCCCTATAAATAGTCTTATAAATAGTTCGCTTGTTACAAGTCTCCGCAGCTCCTAGCTGCGTCCCCTGAAGATCAGCGAACTTCACCATCACAGTCGGATACTCCGTATGAGCCGGGTAACTCAATAAATAAAAATAAGCCGGATCATTCACACTCTTACTGGAAAAAGTAACTACCCTACTTCCTCGACCTACATACAAACAGTCCAGCTTACCCATCTCGAAGCTTTTTCCATCTACCACCACCGAACCCGCTCCCCCTACATTCAAAACTCCAAGCTCACGACGCTCAAGAAAATACTCTGCCCGCAACTCCGGTTCCGCCTCAAGTCGCAGTGCCTCGCCGGCAGGAACCGCCGAACCAATCACGGTCCGGTCCAAATCCACATAAGCAAATTCGATCTCTCCAACTTCGAATAGTCCCTCCAGCAGAAAGGTCTCCCGCAACTCCTCGGTGTTCATCAACCCATAGCGCACCGCGTCTGCCATCTGACAAAGCCGCATTCCCTATCCCCCATCCCAATCGAATTCAATAAAATATAAGAGCCTCGGCCCGACTCCACACGCCGAACCTGACTATTTCGCCGCGACACTTCCTTCTACCGCTGGCTTCTGCACTTTGATGACGAAGATAGTAATCGTCTGTCCCGGAGCTTCAATCGCCTGATGCGGTGTCCCCGCCGTAATGTGAAGAATATCTCCCTTATGCAGCGAATGGGCCGTTGCACCCTCCAAGCGCACCCCCCGAGTCTCTCCATTCTCCCCTTCCTTCGGATCGACCACGGTGCCGCCAGTCAGTTCCGTCCCCTCGCCATCTACAACAATCAGAAAGTCCGAAAAGTTTGCATGCACCTCGGCGCCACCGCTTTTCGCCCGTGCCGTAATCATCGTGTAATGCCCCGGATACTTCGCCAGCGTCGCGCCAGAGCTTCCACTGGCGCTCGCCTTCGCCCTCTCCAGCTGTTCCGCCCCCTGGGCCGCGACATCCTTCGGTGTCAACAGATCTACCAGCCCGATCTGCGCCTGCGTGGTAGCCCCTGGCGTCACCGCCTGCGACCACCCCAACGACGCTCCGCTCATCAACACCACCGCCACCCAGTTCCTCATGGACCGCATATAGTTCTCTCCTCGAACAATCACCCAACCATACGAAACCATCCCC
This Tunturibacter gelidoferens DNA region includes the following protein-coding sequences:
- a CDS encoding sugar kinase, whose amino-acid sequence is MSDTSAGLTIRIASECRWDLLSLGEVMLRFDPGEERIAGARNFRVWEGGGEYNVARGLRRCFGQRTSIVTALADNPVGRLLEDLMLQGGVDLSHLRWMEYDGVGREARNGIYFLERGFGLRGAMGMMDRGHTPISQMKVGQVDWDAIFGGEGVRWFHTGGVMCALSAEAPAVAREAMVAAKGHGVVVSYDCNYRPSLWKNAGERQGASDVNRMLAPFVDVMFGHEGDLAAVLGESSQGAPWHSYESYGEMAARVRGEFRNIKVIATTTRRPKTANRNDWAAFGYAEGRVYESIRFDDLEVFDRVGGGDSFAAGLIYGLLDAKGMQWALDCGVAHGALAMTTPGDSSMATLSEVERLMAGGAAGVQR
- the kduI gene encoding 5-dehydro-4-deoxy-D-glucuronate isomerase; translation: MADAVRYGLMNTEELRETFLLEGLFEVGEIEFAYVDLDRTVIGSAVPAGEALRLEAEPELRAEYFLERRELGVLNVGGAGSVVVDGKSFEMGKLDCLYVGRGSRVVTFSSKSVNDPAYFYLLSYPAHTEYPTVMVKFADLQGTQLGAAETCNKRTIYKTIYRDGIKSCQLVMGFTLLESGSNWNTMPPHTHMRRSEVYFYFDVDPAHRVLHLMGPPDATSHLVVADKEVVVSPGWSVHAGVGTKNYAFCWGMGGENQAYDDMDAVAIADLR
- a CDS encoding cupin domain-containing protein, translating into MRSMRNWVAVVLMSGASLGWSQAVTPGATTQAQIGLVDLLTPKDVAAQGAEQLERAKASASGSSGATLAKYPGHYTMITARAKSGGAEVHANFSDFLIVVDGEGTELTGGTVVDPKEGENGETRGVRLEGATAHSLHKGDILHITAGTPHQAIEAPGQTITIFVIKVQKPAVEGSVAAK